A genomic window from Cricetulus griseus strain 17A/GY chromosome 4, alternate assembly CriGri-PICRH-1.0, whole genome shotgun sequence includes:
- the Mst1 gene encoding hepatocyte growth factor-like protein isoform X1, whose translation MPNVSPQNPPKHCLINIKDSQGSSYIKKVLALDPRARGLTSPSNCHPVSVKPKQVQRGGVEPEPPNPVGTHFTISGMGLWWVTAQPPAMSMRWFPLLLLLTQCSRALGQRSPLNDFQLLQSTELKNFLHTVVPGPWEEDVADAEECARRCGPLLDCRAFHYNSSSHGCQLLPWTQHSPHTQLHHSSLCDLFQKKDYVRACIMDNGVSYRGTVARTAGGLPCQAWSRRFPNDHKYTPTPKNGLEENFCRNPDRDSRGPWCYTTNPSVRFQSCGIKSCREAVCVRCNGEDYRGEVDVTESGRECQRWDLQHPHSHPFQPDKYVGRILMPRVGLNPTGEGPESQSLITTPRFLDKALNDNYCRNPDGSERPWCYTTDPNIEREFCDLPSCGPNLPLITKGSKSHQRNKGKILNCFHGKGEDYRGTTNTTSAGVPCQRWDAQSPHQHRFVPEKYSCKDLRENFCRNPDGSEAPWCFTSRPGLRVAFCYQIPRCTEEVVPEGEAGAGGRGGQESGTDLGLMAALAPSTAGCYHGSGEQYRGLVSKTRKGVQCQHWSAVTPHKPQFTPTSAPQAGLEANFCRNPDGDSHGPWCYTSDPATLFDYCALQRCDDDQPPSILDPPDQVQFEKCGKRVDKRNKLRVVGGHPGSSPWTVSLRNRQGQHFCGGSLVKEQWVLTARQCVWSCHEPLTGYEVWLGTINQNPQPGEANLQRVSVAKAVCGPAGSQLVLLKLERPVILNHHVARICLPPEQYVVPPGTKCEIAGWGESTGTSNNTVLHVASMKVISNQECNVKHRGHVQESEMCTEGLLVPTGACEGDYGGPLACYTHDCWVLEGLIIPNRVCARPHWPAVFTRVSVFVDWINKVMQLE comes from the exons ATGCCTAATGTGTCCCCACAGAACCCTCCTAAGCACTGCCTAATAAACATAAAGGACTCGCAGGGATCTAGCTATATTAAAAAGGTCCTTGCACTTGACCCAAGGGCCCGAGGCCTGACCTCACCTAGCAACTGTCACCCTGTGTCAGTCAAGCCCAAGCAGGTTCAGAGAGGGGGTGTGGAGCCAGAGCCACCCAATCCTGTAGGGACACATTTCACAATTTCCGGGATGGGGCTGTGGTGGGTCACAGCGCAGCCTCCAGCTATGAGTATGAGGTGGTTCCCACTTTTGCTGCTTCTCACACAGTGTTCGAGGGCTCTCG GGCAGCGCTCACCACTGAATGACTTCCAGCTGCTCCAGAGCACAGAGTTAAAGAACTTCCTACACACAGTGGTGCCAGGACCATGGGAGGAGGATGTGGCAGATGCTGAGGAGTGTGCAAGGCGTTGTGGTCCCCTTCTGGACTGTCG AGCCTTCCACTACAACTCGAGTAGCCACGGTTGCCAGTTGCTGCCATGGACTCAACACTCACCCCACACACAGCTACACCATTCAAGTCTGTGTGATCTTTTCCAGAAGAAAG ACTATGTACGAGCCTGCATTATGGACAATGGGGTCAGCTACCGGGGCACCGTGGCCAGGACAGCAGGTGGCCTGCCCTGCCAAGCCTGGAGCCGCAGATTCCCCAATGACCACAA GTATACGCCCACACCAAAGAATGGCCTGGAAGAGAACTTCTGTCGGAATCCTGATAGGGACTCCAGAGGCCCCTGGTGCTACACAACAAACCCTAGCGTGCGGTTCCAGAGCTGTGGCATCAAGTCCTGCAGAGAGG CTGTTTGTGTCCGGTGCAACGGTGAGGATTACCGTGGCGAGGTAGACGTTACAGAGTCGGGACGCGAGTGTCAACGCTGGGACCTGCAGCACCCTCACTCTCACCCTTTTCAGCCCGACAAGTATGTAGGCAGAATCCTTATGCCGAGGGTGGGGCTCAACCCTACCGGGGAGGGGCCTGAGTCCCAGAGTCTTATTACTACCCCCAGGTTCCTCGACAAAGCTCTGAATGACAACTATTGCCGTAATCCAGATGGATCTGAGAGGCCCTGGTGCTACACCACAGACCCAAATATCGAACGGGAATTCTGCGATCTTCCCAGTTGTG GGCCCAACCTGCCACTGATCACCAAAGGATCCAAGTCACACCAGCGCAACAAGGGCAAGATTTTGAATTGCTTCCACGGAAAAGGCGAAGACTATCGAGGTACAACCAACACCACCTCTGCGGGTGTGCCCTGCCAGCGATGGGATGCACAGAGCCCACACCAGCACCGCTTTGTGCCGGAGAAATACTCTTGCAA GGACCTTAGGGAGAATTTCTGCCGGAATCCTGACGGCTCCGAGGCGCCTTGGTGCTTCACATCGCGACCAGGTTTGCGAGTGGCCTTTTGCTACCAGATCCCACGCTGTACAGAGGAAGTGGTGCCCGAAGgtgaggctggagcaggaggtaGAGGAGGGCAGGAATCAGGAACCGATCTGGGGCTGATGGCTGCCCTTGCCCCATCCACTGCAGGGTGCTACCACGGCTCAGGTGAACAGTATCGAGGCTTGGTCAGCAAGACCCGCAAGGGTGTTCAGTGCCAGCACTGGTCCGCGGTGACACCACACAAGCCACA ATTCACACCCACCTCAGCACCACAGGCGGGACTGGAGGCAAACTTCTGCAGGAACCCAGATGGGGATAGCCATGGGCCCTGGTGTTACACTTCAGATCCAGCCACCCTGTTTGACTACTGTGCCCTACAACGCTGTG ATGATGACCAGCCACCATCCATCCTGGACCCCCCAG ACCAGGTGCAGTTTGAAAAGTGTGGCAAGAGGGTTGACAAGAGAAACAAACTTCGTGTGGTGGGGGGCCATCCTGGGAGCTCACCATGGACAGTCAGCTTGCGCAACCG ACAGGGCCAGCATTTCTGTGGAGGGTCCCTAGTGAAGGAACAGTGGGTACTGACTGCCCGGCAATGTGTCTGGTCATG CCATGAACCTCTCACAGGATATGAGGTATGGTTGGGTACAATCAACCAGAACCCACAGCCTGGAGAGGCAAACCTGCAAAGGGTCTCAGTGGCCAAGGCAGTGTGCGGACCTGCAGGCTCCCAGCTTGTTCTGCTCAAGCTGGAGAG ACCTGTGATCTTGAACCATCACGTGGCCCGGATTTGCCTGCCTCCTGAGCAGTATGTGGTACCTCCAGGGACCAAGTGTGAGATTGCAGGCTGGGGTGAATCCACAG GTACAAGCAATAACACAGTCCTGCATGTGGCCTCGATGAAGGTCATCTCCAACCAGGAGTGTAATGTAAAGCACCGAGGTCATGTACAAGAGAGTGAGATGTGCACCGAGGGACTGCTGGTCCCCACAGGGGCTTGTGAG GGTGACTACGGGGGACCACTTGCCTGCTACACCCATGACTGCTGGGTCCTAGAGGGACTTATAATCCCCAACAGAGTATGTGCACGGCCCCACTGGCCAGCTGTCTTCACACGCGTGTCTGTGTTTGTGGACTGGATTAACAAGGTCATGCAGCTGGAGTAG
- the Mst1 gene encoding hepatocyte growth factor-like protein isoform X2, producing the protein MPNVSPQNPPKHCLINIKDSQGSSYIKKVLALDPRARGLTSPSNCHPVSVKPKQVQRGGVEPEPPNPVGTHFTISGMGLWWVTAQPPAMSMRWFPLLLLLTQCSRALGQRSPLNDFQLLQSTELKNFLHTVVPGPWEEDVADAEECARRCGPLLDCRAFHYNSSSHGCQLLPWTQHSPHTQLHHSSLCDLFQKKDYVRACIMDNGVSYRGTVARTAGGLPCQAWSRRFPNDHKYTPTPKNGLEENFCRNPDRDSRGPWCYTTNPSVRFQSCGIKSCREAVCVRCNGEDYRGEVDVTESGRECQRWDLQHPHSHPFQPDKFLDKALNDNYCRNPDGSERPWCYTTDPNIEREFCDLPSCGPNLPLITKGSKSHQRNKGKILNCFHGKGEDYRGTTNTTSAGVPCQRWDAQSPHQHRFVPEKYSCKDLRENFCRNPDGSEAPWCFTSRPGLRVAFCYQIPRCTEEVVPEGEAGAGGRGGQESGTDLGLMAALAPSTAGCYHGSGEQYRGLVSKTRKGVQCQHWSAVTPHKPQFTPTSAPQAGLEANFCRNPDGDSHGPWCYTSDPATLFDYCALQRCDDDQPPSILDPPDQVQFEKCGKRVDKRNKLRVVGGHPGSSPWTVSLRNRQGQHFCGGSLVKEQWVLTARQCVWSCHEPLTGYEVWLGTINQNPQPGEANLQRVSVAKAVCGPAGSQLVLLKLERPVILNHHVARICLPPEQYVVPPGTKCEIAGWGESTGTSNNTVLHVASMKVISNQECNVKHRGHVQESEMCTEGLLVPTGACEGDYGGPLACYTHDCWVLEGLIIPNRVCARPHWPAVFTRVSVFVDWINKVMQLE; encoded by the exons ATGCCTAATGTGTCCCCACAGAACCCTCCTAAGCACTGCCTAATAAACATAAAGGACTCGCAGGGATCTAGCTATATTAAAAAGGTCCTTGCACTTGACCCAAGGGCCCGAGGCCTGACCTCACCTAGCAACTGTCACCCTGTGTCAGTCAAGCCCAAGCAGGTTCAGAGAGGGGGTGTGGAGCCAGAGCCACCCAATCCTGTAGGGACACATTTCACAATTTCCGGGATGGGGCTGTGGTGGGTCACAGCGCAGCCTCCAGCTATGAGTATGAGGTGGTTCCCACTTTTGCTGCTTCTCACACAGTGTTCGAGGGCTCTCG GGCAGCGCTCACCACTGAATGACTTCCAGCTGCTCCAGAGCACAGAGTTAAAGAACTTCCTACACACAGTGGTGCCAGGACCATGGGAGGAGGATGTGGCAGATGCTGAGGAGTGTGCAAGGCGTTGTGGTCCCCTTCTGGACTGTCG AGCCTTCCACTACAACTCGAGTAGCCACGGTTGCCAGTTGCTGCCATGGACTCAACACTCACCCCACACACAGCTACACCATTCAAGTCTGTGTGATCTTTTCCAGAAGAAAG ACTATGTACGAGCCTGCATTATGGACAATGGGGTCAGCTACCGGGGCACCGTGGCCAGGACAGCAGGTGGCCTGCCCTGCCAAGCCTGGAGCCGCAGATTCCCCAATGACCACAA GTATACGCCCACACCAAAGAATGGCCTGGAAGAGAACTTCTGTCGGAATCCTGATAGGGACTCCAGAGGCCCCTGGTGCTACACAACAAACCCTAGCGTGCGGTTCCAGAGCTGTGGCATCAAGTCCTGCAGAGAGG CTGTTTGTGTCCGGTGCAACGGTGAGGATTACCGTGGCGAGGTAGACGTTACAGAGTCGGGACGCGAGTGTCAACGCTGGGACCTGCAGCACCCTCACTCTCACCCTTTTCAGCCCGACAA GTTCCTCGACAAAGCTCTGAATGACAACTATTGCCGTAATCCAGATGGATCTGAGAGGCCCTGGTGCTACACCACAGACCCAAATATCGAACGGGAATTCTGCGATCTTCCCAGTTGTG GGCCCAACCTGCCACTGATCACCAAAGGATCCAAGTCACACCAGCGCAACAAGGGCAAGATTTTGAATTGCTTCCACGGAAAAGGCGAAGACTATCGAGGTACAACCAACACCACCTCTGCGGGTGTGCCCTGCCAGCGATGGGATGCACAGAGCCCACACCAGCACCGCTTTGTGCCGGAGAAATACTCTTGCAA GGACCTTAGGGAGAATTTCTGCCGGAATCCTGACGGCTCCGAGGCGCCTTGGTGCTTCACATCGCGACCAGGTTTGCGAGTGGCCTTTTGCTACCAGATCCCACGCTGTACAGAGGAAGTGGTGCCCGAAGgtgaggctggagcaggaggtaGAGGAGGGCAGGAATCAGGAACCGATCTGGGGCTGATGGCTGCCCTTGCCCCATCCACTGCAGGGTGCTACCACGGCTCAGGTGAACAGTATCGAGGCTTGGTCAGCAAGACCCGCAAGGGTGTTCAGTGCCAGCACTGGTCCGCGGTGACACCACACAAGCCACA ATTCACACCCACCTCAGCACCACAGGCGGGACTGGAGGCAAACTTCTGCAGGAACCCAGATGGGGATAGCCATGGGCCCTGGTGTTACACTTCAGATCCAGCCACCCTGTTTGACTACTGTGCCCTACAACGCTGTG ATGATGACCAGCCACCATCCATCCTGGACCCCCCAG ACCAGGTGCAGTTTGAAAAGTGTGGCAAGAGGGTTGACAAGAGAAACAAACTTCGTGTGGTGGGGGGCCATCCTGGGAGCTCACCATGGACAGTCAGCTTGCGCAACCG ACAGGGCCAGCATTTCTGTGGAGGGTCCCTAGTGAAGGAACAGTGGGTACTGACTGCCCGGCAATGTGTCTGGTCATG CCATGAACCTCTCACAGGATATGAGGTATGGTTGGGTACAATCAACCAGAACCCACAGCCTGGAGAGGCAAACCTGCAAAGGGTCTCAGTGGCCAAGGCAGTGTGCGGACCTGCAGGCTCCCAGCTTGTTCTGCTCAAGCTGGAGAG ACCTGTGATCTTGAACCATCACGTGGCCCGGATTTGCCTGCCTCCTGAGCAGTATGTGGTACCTCCAGGGACCAAGTGTGAGATTGCAGGCTGGGGTGAATCCACAG GTACAAGCAATAACACAGTCCTGCATGTGGCCTCGATGAAGGTCATCTCCAACCAGGAGTGTAATGTAAAGCACCGAGGTCATGTACAAGAGAGTGAGATGTGCACCGAGGGACTGCTGGTCCCCACAGGGGCTTGTGAG GGTGACTACGGGGGACCACTTGCCTGCTACACCCATGACTGCTGGGTCCTAGAGGGACTTATAATCCCCAACAGAGTATGTGCACGGCCCCACTGGCCAGCTGTCTTCACACGCGTGTCTGTGTTTGTGGACTGGATTAACAAGGTCATGCAGCTGGAGTAG
- the Mst1 gene encoding hepatocyte growth factor-like protein isoform X3, which produces MPNVSPQNPPKHCLINIKDSQGSSYIKKVLALDPRARGLTSPSNCHPVSVKPKQVQRGGVEPEPPNPVGTHFTISGMGLWWVTAQPPAMSMRWFPLLLLLTQCSRALGQRSPLNDFQLLQSTELKNFLHTVVPGPWEEDVADAEECARRCGPLLDCRAFHYNSSSHGCQLLPWTQHSPHTQLHHSSLCDLFQKKDYVRACIMDNGVSYRGTVARTAGGLPCQAWSRRFPNDHKYTPTPKNGLEENFCRNPDRDSRGPWCYTTNPSVRFQSCGIKSCREAVCVRCNGEDYRGEVDVTESGRECQRWDLQHPHSHPFQPDKFLDKALNDNYCRNPDGSERPWCYTTDPNIEREFCDLPSCGPNLPLITKGSKSHQRNKGKILNCFHGKGEDYRGTTNTTSAGVPCQRWDAQSPHQHRFVPEKYSCKDLRENFCRNPDGSEAPWCFTSRPGLRVAFCYQIPRCTEEVVPEGCYHGSGEQYRGLVSKTRKGVQCQHWSAVTPHKPQFTPTSAPQAGLEANFCRNPDGDSHGPWCYTSDPATLFDYCALQRCDDDQPPSILDPPDQVQFEKCGKRVDKRNKLRVVGGHPGSSPWTVSLRNRQGQHFCGGSLVKEQWVLTARQCVWSCHEPLTGYEVWLGTINQNPQPGEANLQRVSVAKAVCGPAGSQLVLLKLERPVILNHHVARICLPPEQYVVPPGTKCEIAGWGESTGTSNNTVLHVASMKVISNQECNVKHRGHVQESEMCTEGLLVPTGACEGDYGGPLACYTHDCWVLEGLIIPNRVCARPHWPAVFTRVSVFVDWINKVMQLE; this is translated from the exons ATGCCTAATGTGTCCCCACAGAACCCTCCTAAGCACTGCCTAATAAACATAAAGGACTCGCAGGGATCTAGCTATATTAAAAAGGTCCTTGCACTTGACCCAAGGGCCCGAGGCCTGACCTCACCTAGCAACTGTCACCCTGTGTCAGTCAAGCCCAAGCAGGTTCAGAGAGGGGGTGTGGAGCCAGAGCCACCCAATCCTGTAGGGACACATTTCACAATTTCCGGGATGGGGCTGTGGTGGGTCACAGCGCAGCCTCCAGCTATGAGTATGAGGTGGTTCCCACTTTTGCTGCTTCTCACACAGTGTTCGAGGGCTCTCG GGCAGCGCTCACCACTGAATGACTTCCAGCTGCTCCAGAGCACAGAGTTAAAGAACTTCCTACACACAGTGGTGCCAGGACCATGGGAGGAGGATGTGGCAGATGCTGAGGAGTGTGCAAGGCGTTGTGGTCCCCTTCTGGACTGTCG AGCCTTCCACTACAACTCGAGTAGCCACGGTTGCCAGTTGCTGCCATGGACTCAACACTCACCCCACACACAGCTACACCATTCAAGTCTGTGTGATCTTTTCCAGAAGAAAG ACTATGTACGAGCCTGCATTATGGACAATGGGGTCAGCTACCGGGGCACCGTGGCCAGGACAGCAGGTGGCCTGCCCTGCCAAGCCTGGAGCCGCAGATTCCCCAATGACCACAA GTATACGCCCACACCAAAGAATGGCCTGGAAGAGAACTTCTGTCGGAATCCTGATAGGGACTCCAGAGGCCCCTGGTGCTACACAACAAACCCTAGCGTGCGGTTCCAGAGCTGTGGCATCAAGTCCTGCAGAGAGG CTGTTTGTGTCCGGTGCAACGGTGAGGATTACCGTGGCGAGGTAGACGTTACAGAGTCGGGACGCGAGTGTCAACGCTGGGACCTGCAGCACCCTCACTCTCACCCTTTTCAGCCCGACAA GTTCCTCGACAAAGCTCTGAATGACAACTATTGCCGTAATCCAGATGGATCTGAGAGGCCCTGGTGCTACACCACAGACCCAAATATCGAACGGGAATTCTGCGATCTTCCCAGTTGTG GGCCCAACCTGCCACTGATCACCAAAGGATCCAAGTCACACCAGCGCAACAAGGGCAAGATTTTGAATTGCTTCCACGGAAAAGGCGAAGACTATCGAGGTACAACCAACACCACCTCTGCGGGTGTGCCCTGCCAGCGATGGGATGCACAGAGCCCACACCAGCACCGCTTTGTGCCGGAGAAATACTCTTGCAA GGACCTTAGGGAGAATTTCTGCCGGAATCCTGACGGCTCCGAGGCGCCTTGGTGCTTCACATCGCGACCAGGTTTGCGAGTGGCCTTTTGCTACCAGATCCCACGCTGTACAGAGGAAGTGGTGCCCGAAG GGTGCTACCACGGCTCAGGTGAACAGTATCGAGGCTTGGTCAGCAAGACCCGCAAGGGTGTTCAGTGCCAGCACTGGTCCGCGGTGACACCACACAAGCCACA ATTCACACCCACCTCAGCACCACAGGCGGGACTGGAGGCAAACTTCTGCAGGAACCCAGATGGGGATAGCCATGGGCCCTGGTGTTACACTTCAGATCCAGCCACCCTGTTTGACTACTGTGCCCTACAACGCTGTG ATGATGACCAGCCACCATCCATCCTGGACCCCCCAG ACCAGGTGCAGTTTGAAAAGTGTGGCAAGAGGGTTGACAAGAGAAACAAACTTCGTGTGGTGGGGGGCCATCCTGGGAGCTCACCATGGACAGTCAGCTTGCGCAACCG ACAGGGCCAGCATTTCTGTGGAGGGTCCCTAGTGAAGGAACAGTGGGTACTGACTGCCCGGCAATGTGTCTGGTCATG CCATGAACCTCTCACAGGATATGAGGTATGGTTGGGTACAATCAACCAGAACCCACAGCCTGGAGAGGCAAACCTGCAAAGGGTCTCAGTGGCCAAGGCAGTGTGCGGACCTGCAGGCTCCCAGCTTGTTCTGCTCAAGCTGGAGAG ACCTGTGATCTTGAACCATCACGTGGCCCGGATTTGCCTGCCTCCTGAGCAGTATGTGGTACCTCCAGGGACCAAGTGTGAGATTGCAGGCTGGGGTGAATCCACAG GTACAAGCAATAACACAGTCCTGCATGTGGCCTCGATGAAGGTCATCTCCAACCAGGAGTGTAATGTAAAGCACCGAGGTCATGTACAAGAGAGTGAGATGTGCACCGAGGGACTGCTGGTCCCCACAGGGGCTTGTGAG GGTGACTACGGGGGACCACTTGCCTGCTACACCCATGACTGCTGGGTCCTAGAGGGACTTATAATCCCCAACAGAGTATGTGCACGGCCCCACTGGCCAGCTGTCTTCACACGCGTGTCTGTGTTTGTGGACTGGATTAACAAGGTCATGCAGCTGGAGTAG
- the Mst1 gene encoding hepatocyte growth factor-like protein isoform X4 has product MDNGVSYRGTVARTAGGLPCQAWSRRFPNDHKYTPTPKNGLEENFCRNPDRDSRGPWCYTTNPSVRFQSCGIKSCREAVCVRCNGEDYRGEVDVTESGRECQRWDLQHPHSHPFQPDKYVGRILMPRVGLNPTGEGPESQSLITTPRFLDKALNDNYCRNPDGSERPWCYTTDPNIEREFCDLPSCGRLQGQGLGRNLAKTGRHGSTGRGPNLPLITKGSKSHQRNKGKILNCFHGKGEDYRGTTNTTSAGVPCQRWDAQSPHQHRFVPEKYSCKDLRENFCRNPDGSEAPWCFTSRPGLRVAFCYQIPRCTEEVVPEGEAGAGGRGGQESGTDLGLMAALAPSTAGCYHGSGEQYRGLVSKTRKGVQCQHWSAVTPHKPQFTPTSAPQAGLEANFCRNPDGDSHGPWCYTSDPATLFDYCALQRCDDDQPPSILDPPDQVQFEKCGKRVDKRNKLRVVGGHPGSSPWTVSLRNRQGQHFCGGSLVKEQWVLTARQCVWSCHEPLTGYEVWLGTINQNPQPGEANLQRVSVAKAVCGPAGSQLVLLKLERPVILNHHVARICLPPEQYVVPPGTKCEIAGWGESTGTSNNTVLHVASMKVISNQECNVKHRGHVQESEMCTEGLLVPTGACEGDYGGPLACYTHDCWVLEGLIIPNRVCARPHWPAVFTRVSVFVDWINKVMQLE; this is encoded by the exons ATGGACAATGGGGTCAGCTACCGGGGCACCGTGGCCAGGACAGCAGGTGGCCTGCCCTGCCAAGCCTGGAGCCGCAGATTCCCCAATGACCACAA GTATACGCCCACACCAAAGAATGGCCTGGAAGAGAACTTCTGTCGGAATCCTGATAGGGACTCCAGAGGCCCCTGGTGCTACACAACAAACCCTAGCGTGCGGTTCCAGAGCTGTGGCATCAAGTCCTGCAGAGAGG CTGTTTGTGTCCGGTGCAACGGTGAGGATTACCGTGGCGAGGTAGACGTTACAGAGTCGGGACGCGAGTGTCAACGCTGGGACCTGCAGCACCCTCACTCTCACCCTTTTCAGCCCGACAAGTATGTAGGCAGAATCCTTATGCCGAGGGTGGGGCTCAACCCTACCGGGGAGGGGCCTGAGTCCCAGAGTCTTATTACTACCCCCAGGTTCCTCGACAAAGCTCTGAATGACAACTATTGCCGTAATCCAGATGGATCTGAGAGGCCCTGGTGCTACACCACAGACCCAAATATCGAACGGGAATTCTGCGATCTTCCCAGTTGTGGTAGGCTGCAGGGACAGGGCCTAGGAAGGAATTTGGCAAAGACTGGCAGGCACGGCTCAACTGGGAGAG GGCCCAACCTGCCACTGATCACCAAAGGATCCAAGTCACACCAGCGCAACAAGGGCAAGATTTTGAATTGCTTCCACGGAAAAGGCGAAGACTATCGAGGTACAACCAACACCACCTCTGCGGGTGTGCCCTGCCAGCGATGGGATGCACAGAGCCCACACCAGCACCGCTTTGTGCCGGAGAAATACTCTTGCAA GGACCTTAGGGAGAATTTCTGCCGGAATCCTGACGGCTCCGAGGCGCCTTGGTGCTTCACATCGCGACCAGGTTTGCGAGTGGCCTTTTGCTACCAGATCCCACGCTGTACAGAGGAAGTGGTGCCCGAAGgtgaggctggagcaggaggtaGAGGAGGGCAGGAATCAGGAACCGATCTGGGGCTGATGGCTGCCCTTGCCCCATCCACTGCAGGGTGCTACCACGGCTCAGGTGAACAGTATCGAGGCTTGGTCAGCAAGACCCGCAAGGGTGTTCAGTGCCAGCACTGGTCCGCGGTGACACCACACAAGCCACA ATTCACACCCACCTCAGCACCACAGGCGGGACTGGAGGCAAACTTCTGCAGGAACCCAGATGGGGATAGCCATGGGCCCTGGTGTTACACTTCAGATCCAGCCACCCTGTTTGACTACTGTGCCCTACAACGCTGTG ATGATGACCAGCCACCATCCATCCTGGACCCCCCAG ACCAGGTGCAGTTTGAAAAGTGTGGCAAGAGGGTTGACAAGAGAAACAAACTTCGTGTGGTGGGGGGCCATCCTGGGAGCTCACCATGGACAGTCAGCTTGCGCAACCG ACAGGGCCAGCATTTCTGTGGAGGGTCCCTAGTGAAGGAACAGTGGGTACTGACTGCCCGGCAATGTGTCTGGTCATG CCATGAACCTCTCACAGGATATGAGGTATGGTTGGGTACAATCAACCAGAACCCACAGCCTGGAGAGGCAAACCTGCAAAGGGTCTCAGTGGCCAAGGCAGTGTGCGGACCTGCAGGCTCCCAGCTTGTTCTGCTCAAGCTGGAGAG ACCTGTGATCTTGAACCATCACGTGGCCCGGATTTGCCTGCCTCCTGAGCAGTATGTGGTACCTCCAGGGACCAAGTGTGAGATTGCAGGCTGGGGTGAATCCACAG GTACAAGCAATAACACAGTCCTGCATGTGGCCTCGATGAAGGTCATCTCCAACCAGGAGTGTAATGTAAAGCACCGAGGTCATGTACAAGAGAGTGAGATGTGCACCGAGGGACTGCTGGTCCCCACAGGGGCTTGTGAG GGTGACTACGGGGGACCACTTGCCTGCTACACCCATGACTGCTGGGTCCTAGAGGGACTTATAATCCCCAACAGAGTATGTGCACGGCCCCACTGGCCAGCTGTCTTCACACGCGTGTCTGTGTTTGTGGACTGGATTAACAAGGTCATGCAGCTGGAGTAG